GAATTTCCGCTATAGCGTTTTCGGGCGAAGTGGGCACCGGTTCGCGCAAAGAAAACGCGTCAAAATATAAGAGACCAGAGCCCGGTTCTGATTCAATCAGAATCGGGCTCTAGACAGATTGAGCCGATGTGAGAACTGGACAGGGCATGCTCGAACGAAACACTGTCGACCCGGATGCGAAGAAATCGGAGCAGCGGCCGATGAGCATCGCCTTCGGGCTGGAGCGTCTCGGCCTGATTGCCATCCGCACGCCCGTGCTGTCCTGCATCATTCTGTTCGCGATGGTGATCGGCGCGGTGTTCGGCATCGAGCGCATCAAGATCGACGATTCGCTCAGCCAGCTGTTCCGTTCCAACACCAGGGAATACCGGCAATACGAGGAAGTCACCAAGCGCTTCCCCTCGACCGAATTCGACGTGCTGGTCGTGGTCGAGGGCAAGACCCTGCTCAAGCGCGACAACCTGGAAAAGATCCGCGACCTGGTCACGGATCTGCAACTCGTCGACGGCACCCGCGGCCTGATCTCGCTGTTCTCGGCGCGCCAGGCGCCGGCGCCGGGCAAGCTGCCCGCGGCGCTGTTCCCGTCCGATCTGCCGCAGGGCGCCGACTACGACAAGTTCATCGAAACCGTCAAGACCAACGAGATCATTCGCGGCAAACTGTTGTCGGAAGACGGCACGCTGGCGCTGATCGTGCTCTCGCTGGAGCCTTCGATCGTCGGCAACAACAAGCTGAAGACCACGGTCGGCGAAATCCGCAAGATCATGGCCGACGATCTCGCGGATTCCGGGCTCAGCAAGGAGCTGTCGGGCGTCCCGGTCATGCAACTCGAAATCCGCAACGCGGTGGAACGCGACGGCCTGATCTACAACGTCGCCGGCATCCTGGCGGGCTGCCTGATCGCGATCCTGTTCTTCCGCAAGGTGTCGTTCATGATCGTTGCGGCGTTCCCGCCGCTGCTCGCCATTCTGTTGTCGCTCGGCATCCTCGGCTGGGCCGGCTTCAGCCTCAATATGTTCCTCAACGTGATGACCCCGCTCATCATGGTGATCAGTTTCTCCGATTCGATGCAGCTGACATTCGCCGCGCGCGACCGGCTGCTGGCCGGCGAAGACCGCTTCTCCGCATTCCGCAACGCCGTCCTGGTGGTCGGGCCGGCCTGCGTGCTGACGCATGCGACCGCCGGAATCTCGTTCCTGGCGCTGCAGTTCTCGGATTCGGATTTGATCCGCACCTTCGGCGAAGCCGGCCTTGCGGCGACGATCATCGCGCTGCTCGCGGTGCTGTCGCTGGTGCCGGTGTTCGGGGTGCTGCTGGTCCGCAACGAGCAGGTGTTTGCCGCCAAGTTCCAGTCGGCCGACGCCGGCGTCAACGCGCTACGCGCTTTCTGCTACTGGATCGCGGTGCGCATGGTCGGCCGGCCCGGGCTGTTCAGCCTGATCGCGGTGATCTTTGTCGGCGGCCTGGCCGTGATCTATGCCAACCTCGAACCGCGCTACCGGCTGGCTGATCAGGTGCCGGACAAGCAGCAGGCGGTGGCGGCCAGCGGGCGCCTCGACGCCAAGCTGACCGGCGCCAATCCGATCGACGTCCTGATCGAATTCCCCAAGGGCGCGTCGCTGTATGCGCCGGAGACCTTGCAGACCATCGCGGACGTTCATTCGATGGTGGAAACGCAGGCCGGTGTCGGCAACGTCTGGTCGCTGGAGACATTGCGCCGCTGGCTCGCCGAGAAGGCCGGCAGTTCCGACGTTGCGACGCTGAAGGAATATGTCAGCGTGATTCCCGAGCACCTGGTCCGCCGCTTCATTTCGGCCGATCAGGATGCGGTGGTGGTCTCGGGCAGGGTGCCGGACCTCGATTCCAGCGCGATCCTGCCGGTGGTCGAGAAGCTCGACGGCGCCCTGGATGCCGTCCGCAAGAAGCATCCGGGCTACGAGGTCGCCGTCACCGGCCTGTCCGCGATCGCCGCGCGCAACAGCGCCAATATGATCGACAAGCTCAACCGCGGGCTGACCATCGAATTCGTGCTGGTCGCCGTCTTCATCGGTCTTGCGTTCCGGTCGTGGGTCGTGATGTTTGCCTGCATCCTGCCCGGCATCTTTCCGGTGGTGCTGTCCGGCACGGTGCTGTGGGCGCTGGGGGAGGGGCTGCAATTCGCCAGCGTGGTGGCGCTGACGGTGTCGTTCGGCCTCGGCCTCAGCGCCACGATTCACTTCCTCAACCGGCTGCGGCTCGAGACCACGCCGGATGTCGACCCGGCGTTCGCGGTCGAGCGGGCGACCGTGCTGGTCGGTCCGGCGCTGATCCTGACCACGGTGGTGCTGGCCTGCGGACTGGTGGTGACGGTGTTTTCCGATCTGCCGTCGCTGCGCCTGTTCGGCTGGCTCAGCGCTTTCGCGATGGTCGCGGCGCTGGTCGCGGATCTCTTCATCCTGCGGCCGACGGCGATGTGGCTGATCAACATGTCGCAGCGGCTTCGCCGCACTTCTTGACGTTTTCGAGCGAAAGCCGGCCCCGCACTTGATGCGGGGAAGAAACTGCGTCGGAGCAAAAGACCAGAGCCCGGTTCTGATTCAATCAGAACCGGGCTCCTGGTCGCGTGAACCGGCAGAGCGAACGGGAAAAGAGTCGGCGTCAGCCGCCCTTCGCCATCGTGATGTTGACGCCCCTGATCTCGCCCTTGGAACTGATCTGCACCGTCTGCCTGTTGCCGCGAGTTCGCAATGTCACGGTGGCGGCAAATCCCGAAGCCTCGACGAACACCTCGATCTCGCCACCGCCCGCCGTGCCCTGCAGATTGCCGAAAATATTCCGGCTGGCTTCGCTCCAGTTACCGGAAATGCGGTCACCCTGGCTCGTCACGTCGGTACTCAAGTCGAATTTGTAGCTATCGCTGGCGCAACGGAGAGTCTGCTTCAGACCGAGTCCGGTGCCGTTGACATTGTAGCTGGCCTTGCATCGGATGCGCTCGGTCGTTCCGTCGGAAAGTGCTACGGTGCCGTTGCCGGACCACGATCC
The sequence above is drawn from the Bradyrhizobium sediminis genome and encodes:
- a CDS encoding efflux RND transporter permease subunit, whose product is MLERNTVDPDAKKSEQRPMSIAFGLERLGLIAIRTPVLSCIILFAMVIGAVFGIERIKIDDSLSQLFRSNTREYRQYEEVTKRFPSTEFDVLVVVEGKTLLKRDNLEKIRDLVTDLQLVDGTRGLISLFSARQAPAPGKLPAALFPSDLPQGADYDKFIETVKTNEIIRGKLLSEDGTLALIVLSLEPSIVGNNKLKTTVGEIRKIMADDLADSGLSKELSGVPVMQLEIRNAVERDGLIYNVAGILAGCLIAILFFRKVSFMIVAAFPPLLAILLSLGILGWAGFSLNMFLNVMTPLIMVISFSDSMQLTFAARDRLLAGEDRFSAFRNAVLVVGPACVLTHATAGISFLALQFSDSDLIRTFGEAGLAATIIALLAVLSLVPVFGVLLVRNEQVFAAKFQSADAGVNALRAFCYWIAVRMVGRPGLFSLIAVIFVGGLAVIYANLEPRYRLADQVPDKQQAVAASGRLDAKLTGANPIDVLIEFPKGASLYAPETLQTIADVHSMVETQAGVGNVWSLETLRRWLAEKAGSSDVATLKEYVSVIPEHLVRRFISADQDAVVVSGRVPDLDSSAILPVVEKLDGALDAVRKKHPGYEVAVTGLSAIAARNSANMIDKLNRGLTIEFVLVAVFIGLAFRSWVVMFACILPGIFPVVLSGTVLWALGEGLQFASVVALTVSFGLGLSATIHFLNRLRLETTPDVDPAFAVERATVLVGPALILTTVVLACGLVVTVFSDLPSLRLFGWLSAFAMVAALVADLFILRPTAMWLINMSQRLRRTS